The sequence atacttgctgattacctagcaaaATTACCTGCGtatgtcgaggcatcagcagaacatcaggatccacctgcaccaactttgtcaccatgggaattgtacaccgatggtgcgtgcagcgcatctggtgcaggtgcgagtataattttaacaggcccagatggcgaagagcatacatacgcactgcggtttaattttgctgttacgaacaacgaagcagagtatgaggctctgttagcaggtatgcgcattgcgcataagttaaatgttaaaattttgcacgcatatgtggattcaaagctagtatgcagtcaggtcagcggagatttcgaagcgcatgacatagccatgcagcaatatctatcgcttgttcacaacctcgctgaccaatttgaagcttttcaaatctcccacgtaatgcgtgggcaaaataagaaggcggatgcgctaagcaaactggctgccttggcttttgatcatatgggaaagaaagttctaatagaagaactcaatgcgaaatccattgttaggatgcctttagtggcaccagttgaggaatcaagctcaacatggatgacgcccattgtggcttttctgcgggatggcacatctcctgcggattccgctgatgcaaagaaagtccgcgttaaggcaccgatgtatgcccttgagggtgacgtcctatatcgaaaaaattatttgggaccgcacttaaggtgcattggcccgaaagaggcagaggaagttgtacgcgaggtgcatgaaggtgcatgcgcactccattcggggcacaggtccattgtgtcaaaaataatgcggctaggatattattggcccaccatgtacgcggatactgcgcgcatagttaagcaatgtgaatcatgccaaatacatgcacctattagcagagcacctgcgcatccaatgataccagtctcctcaccgtggccattctgcaaatgggcaatcgacatagtcggaccattcccaaaaggccgaggtaattttatcatttattttctaaacatgttactcacatcagtaccttacgcacattctgcacacgcaggaaacatcaaattcttgattgttgcaatcgactatttcacaaagtgggtcgaagcgagaccgctggcagcaatctcaggaaaaagggtgcaaaattttgtatgggaagacatcgtctgtcgatttggtataccaaacgaaattgttagcgataacggtacgcagttcgcgggtgacccttttcgcagctggtgcgcggagcttaatattaagcaaacttttacatctgttgcgcatccgcaggcgaatggccagtgcgaagtcaccaaccgggatatagtagctggaatcaaagctaggttgggtcatggtcgcgttggttgggtggatgaactaccgaaggttttatgggcgcatagaacaacacccaaagcaagcactggtgagaccccgttcagtttggtctatggatcagaagctgttgtacccgcagaaattggggtaccaacgttccacatacaaaattttgatgagcaaaataactctgaagctttgcgggaaaatcttaatttgctggaagagcgcagactctctgcggctgttaacgaagcaaataacaagcaaaaaattgcaaagtactataatcagcgtgtgcgttcgcgctcttacaagtgcggtgacttggtttggcgtcagaacgacgcaagtcatgcggaggatactgggaaactgggcccccgttgggaaggtccatacagggtagcgaaggcaaacaataccggggcgtaccatctagagacattagatggaaaacctgtgaaacgcacttggcatgcgacgttattgaaaaaatgttatatgtagctaggtggacctgatcactccagtttattgtagcacattattttttctatgtattttccgtccgtttggatgtgtcgcggttgtaattgtgattaatgccaattaaatatttactcgcgcatacttttgttgtttaaatcttttttgtatgcggttcctgcctacttaaggggtgtcctctagcctccgtgcggcagaagcctgtttggttacaaggctagacgctaacggcaggcaaagggaattggttttcccctagccaagcgccacgcagactagatggctgcaaagtcgacttaaaaaattacaagcattggtttgcttgtgcgtaattactctcgcattggtttgcttgaggaactcaaagcataaaaacattggcttgtttttagttgcgttgcttaccatacagctatagtgcacctatagtacatgacaaagcgataacgcagtagctttcgagtctaaattgttaaaggtaaattgttattggtttattttacgcagtaccatccgcatacgcatgagttttggttaactatgcgcatgggcatgcggttcaccttttgttttgattcgcgatatataaacaaataaacacactacgcatgcatatcaggaatatatatacatcaaattaagttgttacataagaggtaattgtttgtaacgcctgcccaacacgggacttagggctgcaaaaatacaaatacctgcctaagcataggacttatggCGCAATCCAACACACTAATAATCCTCCTTTAAAAACCCATCGATCGACATGTTCGGGTCCGCAGCAAATGCGTTGATtagggggatagggatggacttgatggcttcttccgcctccattaacgctgcagccgttccctcttttagcttcttttgaacgatgtcggagaacggcggtgttagaccgcaagcttggattacctcctgcacagccttgttgatttcatggtccctgaccgcatcaacgtaggcattgaacttgtcggacacaggctctgagtccatcaccttttgcgcaatggtagggagtgcggtgcgcagcttcgctagatccgcctctgccagctcgcggtggttaccgcgtcatccctttccctcgtcactttctcaagctccgaccgcaaacgttctgcatcccccttcgcctgctcaaccgcaccaaccagctcacggctcttttttctttcctcaatcagcgcagttttggtttcattcgcggtcgactcaaccgccttacgcgcctcctcagcagcatccctatccttcttgacctgatctacacccgcctgcagtagtcctagctctacctctttgcgcaaagctagctggtatatgctggaagagcggcgggcctgatccgcaaacatgccgaaaaatacaaggccgttttgaatgaaggcattgtgcgcctggttaaacggtagagcggccagttgctcgcggaattCGGCCGGAAAGATTTGCTGCAGGAAAGCAGACTGCTCTGCGGTATTTTCCGCGGAAGACTGTGTGAGTTGGCTGAGGTTGGCAAGGCGGAAGCTACCTTGCGGAGGAGTTGGTGTGGAATCGGAATCCACGTGTATTGTCTTATCCTTTGATGTGGCGGTAGCTTGGAGATCTGGGTTGACCCGCGGGGTGGacggctgcgtctcctccacatgctctgcataTCAGTAAATAGTTATAACGTGAACTTTAGTATGCGGTAAAGGCGCAAGGAATGGACGCTTACCAGTAATGGGGGGAAGAAGTTCTGCGGAGCGTGGCTCGATTGGAACAAAGTTatcgttccgcatgtcctccctttatttgggagtcatcttcttcttcttctgctgagCCGCAGAGGTCTCAGCTGCTTTGCGTTTGTTGCCAGATGCCGCAGGCGATTGTTCCACGTTTTTGCTAGCTTTCTCCTGCTCTAGCTGTACGTTCACAtcttgcttgcggaaggagattcccgcaatctcttccgcagtcagcaccttcttcatcctcatttcTGCAAGGATACGCGCATGCGTTAGATAATATACATACAACAACAGTTTAATAcgcgattatactattcctaccctttccatccggtccgactatggctgggcgcacatcctcccatggccagtgtgcggatatcttccctagccgtagcattacgttcccatatgatcgatgcactagctgtgcgtttgcacactccgctaatagtttcctttcatcctcatccagggcgggggtcttgtttacatccttctccaccttctcgaACCATATCAGCGTTTGCGGGAAGTTTGCACTCACCACAGTTTGGTCGATGAAAAAGAATGTCTCATTCCAATtccccgcattcgattttggggtcttggtgaagttttgacgagcgaagaaggtgaaccacgatttgtggtggtgggctagtcggtataaatggcaaaacaccttcaccaggggcactttcttgagtgcaacgcaccacatctcgaacaagactatttttcctatagcgtaagggtgtaactgacctaatccgaccttaaagtgatctagcacgcccagaaagaaatcagtgggaggaaccctaaagttgccatgcttaaaagcatgttcgtaaatagccacctttttctccggtggctcgtgggctcgctgattggacaaagggggcaccggattgtacttggctaagggggggtactgtttcactaagtaatctatgtgcttctgctaAGGGGGGGGggtactgtttcactaagtaatctatgtgcttctgctctataacagactctacgctatctacatacgtctcgttagctttagtcattttctaggagtaatcggatgaatactaacctttaaatggtggtcggaatgtttgatttttgatcggaattcaaattggcagcgtaacgaggaagcttgaagcaggaaagtggaaatgagctgcaaaatggggtatttatagggaagattgggagtcatgggatggagtggtgtgatcgtggctgtatacgtgttacgcaatcgacggccagcactttattgatgcgcgtggatgccagttgggtataattacatgtacgcgcgtggttggcacgcgcctgacacactgccactttatgtcatgtccgccgaatgggcttctgcgattgtgacaggcatttaatggcatcgaggcgcacgcggaatattaaatgctagccgttttcttgttttttccgcttaatagtttgatgtcatgtgtcttgcgtcatataacatcaaactggggggacataatgataccgcaacccgcaggcgcacctcatatgtatgcgggcgtttaatagtgtgcgtatgcgtgtgcttgtgtgcgctatgcggtatgcggattgtatctgattcctttgttcccggtacggcggttgcttagctgtcaagtaaatatcttttccataattatatccgtgattcgggggagtcagttatggatgagattaacgtgatctgggacggttctagaattagggtttgcctataaatacaaccctaatcatcatttaccagacacggcatattacgtaactatcacacacgagatacattacgcaaaacagcatcattcagcatctcttcaaggttaacatgttagtctttcgtaagctagtacctacgaccttatttggggcctcttgatcgacgaccgttatcagaggtggacttaatcacttggccaccccgccgacatcatcatgtcggccagggttattcacggtagccggaccggagagccacgttctaagatccttaaacccctcctcatgtattgagcaggcatattaaaccccacggttaaaatatgcatgatcagttATGGATCTGAAATTGATTTCAGCTACTTTCTAAAGTACGTACCTATTAAGGTGCATCCGTAAAGATTGAAACCCGGGCTCATCCCTGAAGTAACTTTTTTGCCACGTGTCAGACTTAAACGAATGTGTGCATTGTCAAACATCCCATTCCTAATCAGTGTCTTGAATATCGCCTCCTTAACCTTAATTAGagaaataaataaatttatattttaattatattttatccAGAATAATAACAGTAAGTAAAAAAGTGCACagcattaaaaaaaataataataataaaaaattaacctCTTCACGAGTTGGTACATTGTTGAAAGCTAGAGCCTTTGCAGAGTCAAACAACCTGATATACAGAGTCAACATAATACACAATTACTGAACTTGAGGTTAAGATCGCTCTACGACTAAAGCGGCTGTTTTTAGCTGCTGACCTGTCTAAATGCTCTTCAAGCTTAAACACTTTTCCGTTATAAATTCTAAGTCCTTCCCAAACTGAGTCACCACCTTGTACAACTGAGTCAAATACTGAAACCTATAATGTCAAAAAAGAAACAATAAGAATATGATAAATTCAAAAACCgggttttttaaattatatttatgcGTTAGGGGTGTACCATTGCACTATCACGGGGTAACATATCATCACCAACCCATACAAGAATCTTTTCATTGGAAGAAACCGGAAGAGATGGCGTTGGAATCTTATTAAATCTTGTACGTCTTGCACGACTCTTAAGCAAGTTATAAAAGGGTAAACTTTGCTCCAACATGTCATAAAGCGACTGTGGGAAAGGCTAAAAATGAAGAAAGGAAAATTTAATGAAATTCATTAGTAACCGAAAGTTCAAATTACATCCAATCAAATTTCAACATGTGTTGTACTTCTATGAAGCGTACCGGACGATATTTTACAGTTTGTGCAAAACCAGTTGATTTGTGTACACTCTTGTACCACCATGGAGCCCAAAGACCGTCAACAGAATTTGGGCCAGCTTCCCATCTGAATATAAGTTGACAAAGGTACAATACTTTACACGGTTAGAAAATGTAAATACAAAATTGAAGAAGCCATTTAGTGTTCATAAACTTTAGTAATCACTCACTGAATGATGTTAGTAGCGTTATAGTTTTAGAAAGAACTTTATACAAGTATGAAGCTAAAACATTAACATACTTTAGCATCGAATTCTGAAATGGAATGTCAAGATCTTCACAAAGACAACGTAAAGCAGCCTGCAGATGAAGTAAAACAGTAAACATACAGTTAATACTTAAAAATATTTTCAAGTAGTAATATGACTAACACGATGTACAGAATTGAATCATTACAaattaagaaaagaaaaaaaataaggaTGTTTTGAAAACCTCGGGTTCTTGTTGAAGTTGAGCAGCATCGATAATATGAGGGGGCTTCCCTGCTGCACAAAGTTCGCTGTAAACAGAAACCAGGTCTGCCAATCCGAGTTCATTGAATGATGATGGCAAAACCTTGTCAAACGATTGCtagtaacaaacaaataatattacttttaaactGTTTGTTTGAATCTCCTAATTTACATTACACATGCGTACAGAACATACCAACATATCAAGCGGATTTCGAATTAATATAAAGTGCTTTCCTTTCTTTGTTAATGCATCACTTAAACCAGGCAGGCGGTTTTTCGCTATATGCTGCGAAAAAGTTTTATGAGCTAAGTATGCGTTAGGACCGTCTACATCCGAACTAGTACAAAAATGTTAAAGGGTCGATGATCGAGTTACGCTACGAAACTATTTTAATATAAGAGGAAGTCACCGATAAACATATACATTCTTATAGTTTTCACATGTTCCAATGTGGGACATGGGTTTTACACACAAGAGTATGCAAACATCAAACTACAACTAAAAAGAATGAAACAAATTTACAATGATAGAAATTCGTTACCTTACAAAACCGATATTTCTTTACTCCCGGACCATAAATAATGTTGTTCACGACCTTATTTCCATCACACTCCTATGCATTTTAGAAACAAAATAATTTAACATGATAACATGATGGACT comes from Rutidosis leptorrhynchoides isolate AG116_Rl617_1_P2 chromosome 4, CSIRO_AGI_Rlap_v1, whole genome shotgun sequence and encodes:
- the LOC139840483 gene encoding branched-chain-amino-acid aminotransferase-like protein 2 yields the protein MAEEIETEVIHSWSSPRSLSTSLMYSFAQRDDTEVLDEPLYAHYVKVTGVDRPYKEELLSKMECDGNKVVNNIIYGPGVKKYRFCKHIAKNRLPGLSDALTKKGKHFILIRNPLDMLQSFDKVLPSSFNELGLADLVSVYSELCAAGKPPHIIDAAQLQQEPEAALRCLCEDLDIPFQNSMLKWEAGPNSVDGLWAPWWYKSVHKSTGFAQTVKYRPPFPQSLYDMLEQSLPFYNLLKSRARRTRFNKIPTPSLPVSSNEKILVWVGDDMLPRDSAMVSVFDSVVQGGDSVWEGLRIYNGKVFKLEEHLDRLFDSAKALAFNNVPTREEVKEAIFKTLIRNGMFDNAHIRLSLTRGKKVTSGMSPGFNLYGCTLIGTYFRK